In Afipia sp. GAS231, a single window of DNA contains:
- a CDS encoding Ku protein, whose product MAPRANWKGFLRLSLVTCPVALYPATSDSEKVSFNQINRKTGHRIKYAKVDADTGEEVSSEDIMKGYKVDTDTYIEVSKDELENIALESNRTIDINEFVPKSEIDPRYAIRPYYLVPDGKVGHDAFAVIRETIRSMNMAAIGRVVLTNREHIISLEPLEKGLMGTLLRYPYEVRDEKEYFDDIQDVKVTKDMLDLAKHIVTQKTSSFDPKKFEDHYEEALLELINAKRSGKEISAKARPKGENVVDLMDALKKSLAGVPQTTGKKPRKASVGQKEMLLPIEGKKPAAKKVAKPERATGRRKAG is encoded by the coding sequence ATGGCCCCCCGCGCCAACTGGAAAGGCTTTTTGCGCCTTTCGCTCGTCACCTGCCCGGTCGCTTTATATCCGGCCACCTCCGATTCCGAGAAGGTCAGCTTCAACCAGATCAACCGAAAGACCGGCCACCGCATCAAGTACGCCAAGGTGGATGCCGATACCGGCGAGGAAGTTTCATCCGAAGACATCATGAAGGGCTACAAGGTCGATACCGACACCTACATCGAGGTGTCGAAGGACGAGCTTGAGAACATCGCGCTGGAATCCAACCGCACCATCGACATCAACGAGTTCGTGCCGAAGTCCGAGATCGATCCCCGCTACGCCATCCGGCCCTACTATCTCGTCCCCGATGGCAAAGTCGGACACGACGCCTTTGCGGTGATCCGTGAAACCATCCGCAGCATGAACATGGCGGCGATCGGCCGCGTGGTGCTGACCAACCGGGAGCACATCATCTCGTTGGAGCCCCTGGAAAAGGGATTGATGGGCACCCTTCTCCGCTACCCCTACGAAGTTCGGGACGAGAAGGAATACTTCGACGACATCCAGGACGTGAAAGTCACCAAGGATATGCTCGACCTGGCGAAGCACATCGTCACCCAGAAGACGTCGAGCTTTGACCCGAAGAAGTTCGAGGACCACTATGAAGAGGCGCTGCTCGAACTCATCAACGCCAAGCGCAGCGGCAAGGAGATCAGCGCGAAGGCGCGGCCCAAGGGCGAGAACGTCGTCGACCTCATGGATGCCCTGAAGAAGAGCCTCGCGGGAGTGCCGCAGACCACGGGCAAAAAGCCCCGGAAGGCATCGGTCGGGCAAAAAGAGATGCTGCTGCCGATCGAGGGAAAGAAGCCGGCCGCCAAGAAGGTCGCCAAGCCCGAAAGGGCTACGGGGCGAAGAAAAGCGGGATGA
- a CDS encoding MFS transporter, whose product MIRTFRSLENHNYRIWAAGALVSNVGTWMQRAAQDWLVLTQLTHQSASAVGIVMALQFGPQLLLMPWSGYAADHFNQRKLLMATQATMGALSLILGLLTVTGLVQLWHVYVFAFLFGCSAALDAPVRQTFVAELVGERDLSNAIGLNSTSFNAARMIGPAAAGLLIASFGTGWAFLFNGASFMAVLTSLCLLRTSELRPNARAIRAKGSVLQGFHYVWSRPDLRATLIMLFLIGTFGLNFPIFISTMAVGVFHTDARGFGLLSSMMAVGTMSGALLAASRERPSFTSLLAGAAIFGIGCTLAALAPNYWLFAAALVVIGVASLTVLNTSNALMQLSTEPAMRGRVMALRLGVALGGTPIGAPIVGWVADHLGPRWALGVGAAAGFAAAAVAIGALTRSARSP is encoded by the coding sequence ATGATCCGCACGTTTCGATCGCTTGAGAACCATAACTACCGGATCTGGGCGGCCGGCGCGCTGGTGTCGAACGTCGGCACCTGGATGCAGCGCGCCGCCCAGGACTGGCTGGTGCTGACCCAGCTTACCCATCAAAGTGCATCCGCGGTCGGCATCGTGATGGCGTTGCAGTTCGGCCCGCAATTGCTGCTGATGCCGTGGTCCGGCTATGCCGCCGATCATTTCAACCAGCGCAAGCTGTTGATGGCGACGCAAGCCACGATGGGCGCGCTGTCGCTGATCCTCGGGCTGCTCACCGTCACCGGCCTGGTGCAGCTCTGGCATGTCTATGTGTTCGCCTTCCTGTTCGGCTGCAGCGCCGCCCTCGATGCGCCGGTGCGCCAGACCTTCGTGGCCGAGCTGGTCGGCGAAAGAGACCTGTCGAACGCGATCGGGCTGAACTCCACCTCGTTCAACGCCGCGCGCATGATCGGCCCCGCGGCGGCCGGCCTCCTGATCGCTTCCTTTGGCACCGGCTGGGCGTTTCTGTTCAACGGCGCGTCGTTCATGGCGGTGCTGACGTCGCTGTGCCTGCTGCGCACGTCGGAACTTCGCCCCAACGCACGCGCCATCCGCGCCAAGGGCAGCGTGCTGCAGGGGTTTCACTATGTCTGGTCCCGCCCTGATCTGAGGGCAACGCTGATCATGCTGTTCCTGATCGGCACGTTCGGGCTCAACTTCCCGATCTTCATCTCGACCATGGCCGTCGGCGTCTTCCACACCGATGCGCGCGGCTTTGGCCTGCTGTCCTCGATGATGGCTGTTGGCACCATGTCGGGCGCGCTGTTGGCCGCAAGCCGCGAGCGGCCGAGCTTCACCTCGTTGCTGGCCGGCGCCGCGATCTTCGGCATCGGCTGCACCCTCGCAGCCCTGGCGCCGAATTATTGGCTGTTCGCCGCAGCCCTGGTCGTGATCGGCGTCGCCTCGCTGACCGTGCTCAACACCTCGAACGCCCTGATGCAGCTCTCCACCGAGCCCGCGATGCGCGGCCGCGTCATGGCGCTCCGCCTCGGCGTCGCCCTTGGCGGCACGCCGATCGGCGCCCCGATCGTCGGATGGGTGGCGGATCATCTCGGGCCGCGATGGGCGCTGGGCGTGGGGGCGGCGGCGGGGTTTGCTGCGGCGGCGGTGGCGATCGGCGCGCTCACGCGGTCAGCTCGGAGCCCGTAG
- a CDS encoding isochorismatase family protein — MALTALDPVTALIVVDLQRGLMGATFIHPIGDIVTRAQNLIAAFRRHRLPIALVNVDGTAPGRTERPRLAQKLPDGWTDLLPELGRQPDDIVVTKRTWGAFASTDLENQLRRRGVTQVVMSGVATGTGVESTARQAYEAGFNVTLAIDAMTDARPDAHDYSIANVFPRLGETGATQAIIDLLDKDAYK, encoded by the coding sequence ATGGCTCTCACAGCGCTCGATCCGGTCACGGCGCTCATCGTCGTCGATCTGCAACGCGGGCTCATGGGCGCGACGTTCATCCATCCGATCGGCGATATCGTGACGCGCGCCCAAAACCTCATCGCCGCGTTCCGGCGGCATCGTTTGCCGATCGCGCTGGTCAATGTCGATGGCACGGCACCCGGACGAACCGAGCGGCCTCGCCTTGCGCAAAAGCTTCCCGACGGCTGGACCGACCTGCTCCCGGAACTCGGCCGGCAACCGGACGATATCGTGGTCACGAAACGGACATGGGGCGCGTTCGCGAGCACCGATCTGGAGAACCAGCTCAGGCGTCGCGGCGTCACGCAGGTCGTGATGTCAGGCGTCGCCACCGGCACCGGCGTCGAATCGACGGCGCGCCAGGCCTATGAGGCCGGCTTCAACGTCACGCTCGCGATCGACGCCATGACCGATGCGCGGCCGGACGCGCACGACTACAGCATCGCCAACGTGTTCCCGCGGCTCGGCGAAACCGGCGCGACGCAGGCGATCATCGACCTCCTGGATAAGGACGCATACAAATGA
- a CDS encoding MarR family winged helix-turn-helix transcriptional regulator codes for MNNSPATVGAARTSALAEDLRLLMGTLKRRLREQGQRADLPPSQVAVLLRLEKDGPATVSGLARSEGMRPQSMGAAIAALEAAGLVRGAPDPDDGRQTIMSLTDACRERLRTGRAARQDWLSRAIAAKLSAREQQELAAAVKLLKRLVED; via the coding sequence ATGAACAATTCGCCAGCCACTGTCGGCGCGGCGCGGACATCTGCGCTCGCCGAAGACCTTCGTTTGCTGATGGGAACGCTGAAGCGCCGGCTTCGCGAGCAGGGTCAGCGGGCGGATCTGCCGCCTTCCCAGGTCGCCGTCCTGCTTCGCCTCGAAAAGGATGGGCCTGCGACCGTGTCCGGCCTGGCGCGATCGGAGGGGATGCGCCCGCAATCGATGGGTGCTGCGATCGCAGCGCTGGAGGCGGCCGGTCTGGTGCGCGGCGCCCCCGATCCCGACGACGGCAGGCAAACCATCATGTCCCTCACCGACGCCTGCCGCGAGCGGCTGCGCACCGGCCGGGCCGCGCGGCAGGACTGGCTGTCGCGCGCCATCGCCGCAAAGCTGTCCGCGCGCGAGCAGCAGGAACTCGCCGCCGCGGTCAAGTTGCTGAAGCGGCTGGTCGAGGATTGA
- a CDS encoding ACT domain-containing protein: MTGGRDLAALLQNMKPEMREGVFVFCTIAEDAEIPAAIRPLLTFRETEGTTLVIRQDEAERLGLSCQFTARLITLTVHSSLQAVGFLAAITARLAAAGISVNAVSAFYHDHLFVPEHRADEALRLLQDMARRAD, translated from the coding sequence ATGACTGGCGGACGCGACCTCGCGGCACTCTTGCAGAATATGAAACCCGAAATGCGGGAAGGCGTTTTCGTGTTCTGCACGATCGCCGAAGACGCGGAAATTCCAGCCGCCATTCGGCCACTGCTCACCTTTCGCGAAACGGAAGGAACCACCCTCGTCATCCGACAGGACGAAGCCGAACGCCTCGGGCTCTCCTGTCAATTCACCGCGCGCCTGATCACGCTGACGGTTCATTCCTCGCTTCAAGCCGTCGGCTTTCTGGCCGCGATCACCGCCCGCCTCGCCGCAGCCGGCATCAGCGTGAATGCGGTGTCGGCGTTTTACCACGATCATCTGTTCGTGCCCGAGCACAGGGCCGATGAGGCGCTGCGCCTGCTGCAAGATATGGCGCGTAGGGCGGATTAG
- a CDS encoding PhzF family phenazine biosynthesis protein, with protein MDVQRIAAFSQGPTGGNPAGVVLCEALPPADRMLAIAAEVGYSETVFAAPNADGWRVRYFAPEIEVPFCGHATIALGAALALAHGDGTFALQLNDTRITVTGWRNNPALMAALQSPRTQSAPAPRELVESALDLFSLTSADLDPRLPPAIAEAGARHLMLALTSRQTLAAMHYDLERGRQLMTTAGLVTISLVQAETDTRFHARNPFAAGGVYEDAATGAAAAALAGYLRDLGWPHGGVIDILQGEDMGVPSRLRAEITPEPGASIRVSGAARVM; from the coding sequence ATGGACGTGCAGCGGATTGCCGCCTTTTCGCAAGGGCCGACCGGCGGCAATCCCGCCGGCGTCGTACTCTGCGAGGCGCTGCCTCCCGCCGACCGAATGCTCGCGATCGCGGCAGAGGTCGGCTATTCGGAGACGGTGTTCGCCGCGCCGAACGCGGACGGATGGCGGGTGCGCTACTTCGCACCGGAGATCGAGGTGCCGTTCTGCGGCCACGCGACGATCGCGCTCGGGGCTGCGCTCGCGCTGGCCCACGGCGACGGCACCTTCGCGCTCCAGCTCAACGACACCAGGATCACGGTCACGGGCTGGCGGAACAATCCGGCGCTGATGGCGGCGCTGCAGTCGCCGCGCACGCAGAGCGCGCCGGCGCCGCGGGAGCTGGTTGAGTCAGCGCTCGACCTGTTCTCGTTGACGTCAGCCGATCTCGATCCACGCCTGCCTCCCGCGATCGCCGAGGCCGGCGCCCGGCATCTCATGCTGGCCCTGACCAGCCGGCAAACGCTGGCCGCGATGCACTATGACCTGGAGCGAGGGCGGCAGTTGATGACGACAGCCGGGCTCGTCACCATCAGCCTCGTGCAGGCGGAAACCGACACGCGCTTCCACGCCCGTAATCCATTCGCAGCGGGAGGCGTCTACGAAGACGCGGCGACGGGAGCCGCGGCGGCGGCGCTGGCAGGATATCTGCGCGACCTTGGATGGCCGCATGGCGGCGTGATTGATATCTTGCAGGGGGAGGACATGGGCGTGCCATCGCGGCTGCGCGCCGAGATCACCCCCGAACCCGGCGCCAGTATCCGGGTATCCGGAGCGGCCCGGGTGATGTAG
- a CDS encoding TRAP transporter substrate-binding protein has protein sequence MKRRTFLTAVAVAGATTLVAAPAIAQSAPEIKWRLTSSFPKSLDTIYGTAQTFAKYVADATDNKFQIQTFAAGEVVPGLQALDAVGNGTVEMAQTPLYFYIGKESALAYATGVPFGMNHRHQASWWSFGGGDALVNEALKPFKAHAILCGNSGTQMGGWFRKEIKSVEDLNGLKFRIAGLGGHVLARLGVVPQQIAAGDIYPALEKGTIDAVEFVGPYDDEKLGFYKVAKYYYFPGWWEGGAMLHMVVNDEKWAALPKQYQAIVNQAASAAGAWMLEKYDSVNPAALKRLIAGGAELRAFPQPVMEASYKATQDHLNELAEKSPLFKRTKDSHDAYMKELMFYTQIAENYYDNYLLGKFRKS, from the coding sequence ATGAAACGCCGTACATTCCTCACCGCCGTCGCCGTCGCCGGCGCGACCACGCTGGTGGCGGCGCCCGCGATCGCGCAATCGGCCCCCGAGATCAAGTGGCGGCTGACCTCGAGCTTTCCGAAATCGCTCGACACCATCTACGGCACCGCGCAGACCTTTGCGAAATACGTCGCTGACGCCACCGACAACAAGTTCCAGATCCAGACCTTTGCGGCCGGCGAGGTCGTGCCCGGCCTGCAGGCGCTGGATGCCGTCGGCAACGGCACCGTCGAGATGGCGCAGACGCCGCTTTATTTCTACATCGGCAAGGAATCGGCGCTGGCCTATGCGACCGGCGTGCCGTTCGGCATGAACCATCGCCATCAGGCCTCGTGGTGGTCGTTCGGCGGCGGCGATGCGCTGGTCAACGAGGCGCTGAAACCGTTCAAGGCGCACGCCATCCTGTGCGGCAATTCCGGCACGCAGATGGGCGGCTGGTTTCGCAAGGAGATCAAGTCGGTCGAGGATCTCAACGGCCTCAAGTTCCGCATCGCCGGGCTGGGCGGCCATGTGCTCGCCCGGCTCGGCGTGGTGCCGCAGCAGATCGCCGCCGGCGACATCTATCCGGCGCTCGAGAAAGGCACGATCGATGCGGTGGAATTCGTCGGCCCCTATGACGACGAAAAACTCGGCTTCTACAAGGTGGCGAAGTACTACTACTTCCCTGGCTGGTGGGAAGGCGGCGCCATGCTGCACATGGTCGTCAACGACGAGAAGTGGGCCGCACTGCCGAAGCAATACCAGGCGATCGTCAACCAGGCGGCCTCCGCCGCCGGCGCCTGGATGCTGGAGAAATACGACAGCGTCAATCCGGCTGCCCTGAAGCGCCTGATCGCCGGCGGCGCCGAGCTGCGCGCCTTCCCGCAACCGGTCATGGAAGCCAGCTACAAGGCGACGCAGGATCACCTGAACGAGCTGGCCGAGAAGAGCCCGCTGTTCAAGCGGACCAAGGACAGCCACGACGCGTATATGAAAGAACTGATGTTCTACACCCAGATCGCGGAAAACTATTACGACAACTATCTGCTCGGGAAATTTCGCAAGAGCTGA
- a CDS encoding zinc-binding dehydrogenase — translation MKAYVYGANGAEITDVAKPSPKGTQVLVHVRANGLNRADLGMTKGHAHGATGGVGTVLGMEWSGEVAEIGPDARGVKVGDRVMGSGGAAFAEYALADHGRLFHLPAQGNMSFEEAATLPVALATMHNAVVTAGALQEGQTVLIQGASSGVGLMAMQIAKFKGAKLVIGSSTDEMRRGRLKDFGADLAVNSKDPAWVDQVLKATNGEGVDLIVDQVSGAIANQNLKATKIKGRIVNVGRLGGTHADFNFDLHAARRINYIGVTFRTRTIEEVREIFNEVRKDIWGAVESRKLQLPIDKVFSFAEIGKAFEHMEANKHLGKIVVRH, via the coding sequence ATGAAGGCCTATGTTTACGGCGCCAACGGCGCCGAGATCACTGACGTCGCAAAGCCGTCACCCAAGGGCACGCAGGTGCTGGTGCACGTCCGCGCCAACGGATTGAACCGCGCCGACCTCGGCATGACCAAGGGCCACGCCCATGGCGCGACCGGCGGCGTTGGCACCGTGCTCGGCATGGAATGGTCCGGCGAAGTCGCCGAGATCGGACCGGACGCCAGGGGCGTCAAGGTCGGCGATCGCGTGATGGGATCGGGTGGTGCGGCGTTCGCCGAATACGCGTTGGCCGATCACGGCCGGCTGTTTCATCTGCCGGCGCAGGGCAACATGAGTTTCGAGGAAGCAGCGACCCTGCCCGTCGCGCTCGCGACCATGCACAACGCGGTTGTCACCGCTGGCGCGCTGCAAGAAGGCCAGACGGTGCTGATCCAGGGCGCCAGCTCCGGCGTCGGCCTGATGGCGATGCAGATCGCGAAGTTCAAGGGCGCCAAACTCGTGATCGGTTCCTCGACCGACGAGATGCGCCGCGGCCGGCTGAAGGATTTTGGCGCCGACCTCGCGGTGAACTCCAAGGATCCCGCCTGGGTCGATCAGGTGCTGAAGGCAACGAACGGTGAAGGCGTCGACCTGATCGTCGATCAGGTGTCGGGCGCGATCGCCAACCAGAACCTCAAGGCGACCAAGATCAAGGGCCGCATCGTCAATGTCGGCCGGCTCGGCGGCACCCATGCCGACTTCAACTTCGACCTGCACGCCGCCCGCCGCATCAACTATATCGGCGTCACCTTCCGCACCCGTACCATCGAGGAGGTCCGCGAAATCTTCAACGAAGTCCGCAAGGACATCTGGGGCGCGGTGGAAAGCCGAAAACTGCAACTGCCGATCGACAAGGTCTTTTCCTTCGCCGAGATCGGCAAGGCGTTCGAGCACATGGAAGCCAACAAGCACCTCGGCAAGATCGTGGTGCGGCATTAG
- a CDS encoding nitronate monooxygenase family protein yields MIKTRFTELVGVEHPIVQGGMQWVGRAELVAAVANAGALGLITALTQPTPEDLTKEIARCRDLTDKPFGVNLTILPTIKPPPYAEYRQAIIEAGIKVVETAGNKPQEHVTEFKKHGIKIVHKCTSVRHALSAERMGADAISIDGFECAGHPGEDDTPGLILIPAAADKVKIPIIASGGFGDGRGLVAALALGAEGINMGTRFMCTKESPIHQLVKEKIVANDERETELIFRTMRNTSRVARNAISTKVVAMEKEGAKFEDVRELVAGARGKMVYASGDADEGIWSAGQVQGLIHDIPTCAELVSRIMRDAEAIIRSRLEGMMSGASRQAAE; encoded by the coding sequence ATGATCAAGACGCGCTTTACCGAACTCGTCGGCGTCGAACACCCGATCGTCCAGGGTGGCATGCAGTGGGTCGGCCGCGCCGAACTCGTGGCGGCCGTCGCCAATGCCGGCGCGCTTGGCCTGATCACCGCGCTGACCCAACCGACGCCGGAGGACCTGACCAAGGAAATCGCGCGCTGCCGCGACCTGACCGACAAGCCGTTCGGCGTGAACCTCACCATTCTGCCGACCATCAAGCCGCCGCCCTATGCCGAATATCGCCAGGCCATCATCGAGGCCGGCATCAAGGTGGTCGAGACCGCCGGCAACAAGCCGCAGGAACATGTCACCGAATTCAAGAAGCACGGCATCAAGATCGTGCACAAGTGCACCAGCGTTCGTCACGCATTGTCGGCGGAACGCATGGGCGCGGATGCGATCTCGATCGACGGCTTTGAATGCGCCGGCCATCCCGGCGAGGACGATACCCCCGGCCTGATCCTGATCCCGGCCGCCGCCGACAAGGTCAAGATTCCGATAATCGCCTCCGGCGGTTTCGGCGACGGCCGCGGTCTGGTGGCCGCACTGGCGCTCGGCGCCGAGGGCATCAACATGGGCACCCGCTTCATGTGCACGAAAGAGAGCCCGATCCATCAACTGGTGAAGGAAAAGATCGTCGCCAATGACGAGCGCGAGACCGAACTGATCTTCCGCACCATGCGCAACACCTCGCGCGTCGCCAGAAACGCGATCTCGACCAAGGTGGTCGCGATGGAAAAAGAAGGCGCCAAATTCGAGGACGTCCGCGAACTCGTCGCCGGCGCCCGCGGCAAGATGGTTTACGCGTCCGGCGATGCCGATGAGGGCATCTGGTCGGCCGGGCAGGTCCAGGGCCTGATCCACGACATCCCGACCTGCGCCGAACTGGTGTCGCGCATCATGCGCGATGCTGAGGCGATTATCCGCAGCCGGCTCGAAGGCATGATGTCCGGCGCCAGCCGTCAGGCCGCGGAGTAA
- a CDS encoding CBS domain-containing protein, whose product MQVGDVLRKKAARVATVRMNETVAIAAQLMRSSNISALVVKDVVRTEGNTAVGMFTERDVVRAIAEHGAAGANLKVSQLISVQQLVSCNSTDTLEQVRHVMNTKHIRHLPVIDNYSLIGVISMRDISHAFDDEARAKPAASAA is encoded by the coding sequence ATGCAAGTCGGAGATGTCCTGCGCAAGAAGGCCGCCCGCGTCGCCACGGTTCGCATGAACGAGACCGTCGCCATTGCCGCCCAACTGATGCGCTCCAGCAATATCAGCGCGCTGGTGGTCAAGGACGTCGTTCGTACCGAGGGTAACACGGCGGTGGGCATGTTCACCGAGCGCGACGTGGTTCGCGCCATTGCCGAACACGGCGCTGCCGGCGCCAACCTGAAGGTCTCGCAACTGATCTCGGTGCAGCAACTGGTGTCGTGCAACTCGACCGACACGCTCGAGCAGGTTCGCCACGTCATGAACACGAAGCACATCCGCCATTTGCCGGTGATCGACAATTACAGCCTGATCGGCGTCATCAGCATGCGCGACATCTCGCACGCGTTCGACGACGAGGCCCGCGCGAAGCCGGCCGCCAGCGCCGCCTGA
- the oxlT gene encoding oxalate/formate MFS antiporter produces the protein MTEMVQATAPTAVRVSDTYRWTQLAIGVAAMVMIANYQYGWTFFVPDIQKKFGWDRASIQWAFTLFVLFETWLVPVEGWFVDKYGPRLVVLVGGILCAAGWAINAQATTLNGYYLGMIIAGIGAGGVYGTCVGNALKWFPDKRGLAAGITAAGFGAGSALTVAPIQAMIKDSGFQTTFLYFGLGQGIIIVILAFLLFAPKAGQVPAVTQNLNVIQSRRNYQPTEVIRQPIFWLMYFMFVIVGAGGLMVTANLKPIAVDWKVDAIPVTLVGMTMTAVTFAATIDRVLNGLTRPFFGWISDMIGRENTMFVAFGIEGVGIWALYMLGHDPIWFVILSGLVFFAWGEIYSLFPSTCTDTFGAKFATTNAGLLYTAKGTAALLVPVANYMQQSSGTWDQVFVIAAGANILASLLAILVLKPWRKKVVAASQAST, from the coding sequence ATGACGGAAATGGTGCAGGCAACGGCCCCTACAGCCGTACGCGTTAGCGATACCTACCGCTGGACACAATTGGCAATCGGTGTCGCCGCCATGGTGATGATCGCCAACTACCAATATGGCTGGACGTTCTTCGTCCCCGACATCCAGAAGAAATTCGGCTGGGATCGCGCGTCGATCCAGTGGGCTTTCACGCTGTTCGTGCTGTTCGAGACCTGGCTGGTGCCGGTTGAAGGCTGGTTCGTCGACAAATACGGCCCGCGCCTCGTCGTTCTCGTCGGCGGCATCCTCTGCGCCGCCGGATGGGCGATCAACGCCCAAGCCACCACCCTCAATGGCTATTATCTCGGCATGATCATCGCGGGCATCGGCGCCGGCGGCGTCTACGGGACCTGCGTTGGCAACGCGCTGAAATGGTTTCCCGACAAGCGCGGTCTCGCCGCCGGCATCACGGCGGCCGGTTTCGGCGCCGGCTCGGCGCTGACGGTGGCGCCGATCCAGGCGATGATCAAGGATTCCGGCTTCCAGACCACCTTCCTCTATTTCGGCCTTGGACAGGGCATCATCATCGTGATCCTGGCGTTCCTGCTGTTCGCGCCGAAAGCGGGACAGGTCCCCGCCGTCACCCAGAACCTCAACGTGATCCAGAGCCGGCGCAATTATCAGCCGACCGAAGTGATCCGTCAGCCGATCTTCTGGCTGATGTACTTCATGTTCGTGATCGTGGGTGCCGGCGGCCTGATGGTCACCGCCAACCTGAAGCCGATCGCGGTCGACTGGAAGGTCGATGCCATCCCGGTGACCCTGGTCGGCATGACCATGACCGCGGTGACGTTTGCCGCCACCATCGACCGCGTGCTCAACGGCCTGACGCGTCCATTCTTCGGCTGGATCTCCGACATGATCGGCCGCGAGAACACCATGTTCGTCGCCTTCGGCATCGAAGGCGTCGGGATCTGGGCGCTCTATATGCTCGGTCACGATCCCATCTGGTTCGTCATCCTGTCCGGCCTGGTGTTCTTCGCCTGGGGCGAGATCTACTCGCTGTTCCCGTCGACCTGCACCGATACGTTCGGCGCGAAGTTCGCCACCACCAATGCCGGCCTGCTCTATACCGCCAAGGGCACCGCCGCGCTGCTGGTGCCGGTCGCGAACTACATGCAGCAGTCGAGTGGCACCTGGGACCAGGTATTCGTAATCGCAGCCGGCGCCAACATCCTGGCCTCGCTGCTGGCGATCCTGGTGCTCAAGCCGTGGCGCAAGAAGGTGGTCGCGGCGTCTCAGGCCTCCACCTGA
- the frc gene encoding formyl-CoA transferase, whose amino-acid sequence MTKALTGVRILDFTHVQSGPTCTQLLAWFGADVIKVERPGVGDITRGQLQDIPNVDSLYFTMLNHNKRSITLDTKNPKGKEVLTALIKSCDVLVENFGPGVLDRMGFPWEKIQSINPKMIVASIKGFGPGPYEDCKVYENVAQCTGGAASTTGFRDGLPLVTGAQIGDSGTGLHLALGIVTALYQRTVTGKGQKVTAAMQDGVLNLARVKLRDQQRLAHGPLKEYSQFGEGIPFGDAVPRAGNDSGGGQPGRILKCKGWEQDPNAYIYFITQAPVWEKICDVIGEPGWKTHPDYAKPPARLSRLNEIFGRIEQWTMTKTKFEAMDILNKDDIPCGPILSMKEIAEDQSLRATGTVVEVDHPTRGKYISVGNPIKLSDSPSDVTRSPLLGEHTDEILRQVLGFSDHQVAEIHDSGALDPPRKQAAE is encoded by the coding sequence ATGACAAAGGCGCTCACGGGCGTTCGCATTCTCGATTTCACCCACGTTCAGTCGGGACCGACCTGCACGCAGTTGCTGGCCTGGTTCGGCGCCGACGTGATCAAGGTCGAGCGGCCCGGCGTCGGCGACATCACGCGCGGCCAGTTGCAGGACATCCCCAACGTGGACAGCCTGTATTTCACCATGCTGAACCACAACAAGCGTTCGATCACGCTCGACACCAAGAACCCCAAGGGCAAGGAAGTCCTCACCGCGCTGATCAAGAGCTGCGACGTGCTGGTGGAGAATTTCGGACCCGGCGTGCTCGACCGCATGGGCTTCCCCTGGGAAAAGATCCAGAGCATCAATCCGAAGATGATCGTGGCCTCGATCAAGGGCTTTGGCCCCGGCCCCTACGAAGACTGCAAGGTCTATGAGAACGTCGCCCAATGCACCGGCGGTGCGGCGTCGACCACCGGCTTTCGCGACGGCCTGCCGCTGGTCACCGGCGCGCAGATCGGCGACAGCGGCACCGGGTTGCATCTCGCGCTCGGCATCGTCACCGCGCTCTATCAGCGCACCGTCACCGGCAAGGGCCAGAAGGTCACCGCGGCGATGCAGGACGGCGTGCTCAATCTCGCGCGCGTCAAACTGCGCGACCAGCAGCGCCTCGCCCATGGCCCGCTGAAGGAATACAGCCAGTTCGGCGAAGGCATTCCGTTCGGCGACGCGGTGCCGCGCGCCGGCAACGATTCCGGCGGCGGCCAGCCCGGCCGCATCCTGAAGTGCAAGGGCTGGGAGCAGGATCCCAATGCCTACATCTACTTCATCACCCAGGCGCCGGTCTGGGAGAAGATCTGCGACGTGATCGGTGAGCCCGGCTGGAAGACCCATCCGGATTACGCCAAGCCACCGGCCCGGCTGTCGCGCCTCAACGAGATTTTCGGCCGCATCGAACAGTGGACCATGACCAAGACCAAGTTCGAGGCGATGGACATCCTCAACAAGGACGACATCCCCTGCGGCCCGATCCTGTCGATGAAGGAGATCGCGGAAGACCAGTCGTTGCGCGCCACCGGCACCGTGGTCGAGGTCGACCACCCCACGCGCGGCAAGTACATCTCGGTCGGCAACCCGATCAAGCTGTCGGACTCGCCGAGCGACGTCACCCGCTCGCCGCTGCTCGGCGAGCACACCGACGAAATCCTGCGCCAGGTGCTCGGCTTCTCCGATCATCAGGTCGCCGAGATCCACGACTCCGGCGCGCTGGACCCGCCGCGCAAGCAGGCGGCGGAGTAA